Below is a genomic region from Candidatus Poribacteria bacterium.
GAATTCTGGATCATCAAGGCGCAGATGAAACCCAGGATCATCCTCGTACCCCGCCCAGGTCCGTTTGAGGTGACGGCAGTATTCGAGCGCATGAAGGAGCCGTCCACGCGGTACTCGATACTTAACCGCCAAGTCCACGATGTGCCGCCGTGCATCCTCGCGGAAAAAATCGCGCTGCCAGTCACCGCGGTCCTCAATCTCGAACTCCTGCATAAATTCTACAAACTGACGGTCTTGGAATTCCTCATACAGATGACGTGGAATCCGTCCCTGAAAGTTAGTTTTTCGGACGTGTCCTTCCTCGACCAAACGCTGAAAGGCTTGCTGCGATTCGATCTGCCGTACATATTCCTGAAATTCCTGCTCATTTTGTGTCAACAGATCGAGATACGCGTCAGGGGGACGCACAGACCTTACAGTGGGAACAACGGAGATTTGCGGTTGGGGTCCGATAATACGCATACGCACTTCCTCACTAAATGCCAGTCTGTGTAGGGTTATCTATAGAATACTATACTTTGTACAATTTCTATCCGTTTCATGTTCTGTTTTTAAGTATTTGCTGATTTTTCATTCAGTTTCTTACGGGAACCTAACTCGCAGAAAAAGAAGTTCAGCCACAACCAAGCGCAGCCCCAGCGGGGCGGAATGTCTATAGATACAGCAAGAACAAACTGTCTTTAGCCCCAGCGGGGCGACATGTGTATCAATAAACCGATATCGATGTCAAAAGTGTTTCAATGAATCCAAACTATTGCTCAAGAACCATAAAAATTCTACTAACTTTAGTATAGAATAGCAAACCGTCAAGCAAACATCAAGCCGAAAAACCTGTCGATAGAAAAATGCAGGAGAGGGTTCATCAAAGACTCCCCATCATTTTACCATCAACCAGGGACGCTCTCTGAATTTCTCCGTTAAGGATCGGTACAACGGCAAGAATAGCACAGCCGCTGTGATGATGAGAATGACCAGCGTAATGGGACGAGTCCACAGAAAAGAGAGATCGCCATCGTTGATGAGCAGGGCACGCCTCAGATTTTCTTCAAGCAGTCCGCCTAATACAAATCCAAGCAGCATCGGCGCCATCGGAAAATCGAGGAGCCGAAAAAAGAGGGCGCAGGCGGCAAATCCCACCATCAGATAAATATCAAAGTTATTGAAGGAAACCAAGTAAACGCCGATAAGGGAAAAGAAAAGGACAAACGGGACGAGAAACGGTTTCGGCACAGCGAGCAGTCGAGCGATATAAGGGATCAAGGGTAGGTTCAGAATCAACAAAACAATGTTCCCTAGGTACATTGAAACAATCACTGACCAGAACACATCGGGCCGTTCCGCAAACAGACGGGGCCCCGGTTGCACCCCGTAAGAAATCAGCGCACCTAACATCACAGCGGTTGTCCCAGATCCGGGAATCCCCAAAGTGAGCAGCGGCACAAACGACCCCGTCGAAGCCGCATTATTCGCTGTCTCTGGTGCTGCGAGCCCTTTTAAGCTACCCTTCCCAAATTGAAGTTTTGCTTTCCCCTTTGCGAATGCTTGCTCCATCCCGTAAGCCAGAAATGAGGCGATTGTCGCACCGGCACCGGGCAACACACCGATAAAGAAACCCAATACAGAGGATCTGCCAATGCTCGGTGCGATTTCCTTGAATTCCTGCTTTGAAACTTTAAGGCTGCCGAATCTTTCCGCGACAGTGGTTTGGGCAGCGTTGGAGGTTTCTCCCGGCTTTAACGCTGAAATGAGGGCTTCAGAGAGCGCGAAGGTCGCCATAGCGAGCAGCAGGAAACTGATGCCGTCAATCAGGTCAAGTTGTCCCAACGTGAAGCGCGGAATCCCCGTCGAATCATCTGTGCCAACAGTGGACAACATCACTCCCAAGATCGTCATCAGGGCAGCCTTCAGGAATTGACCCTTTCCCGTAAAAGCAGAGACAGCCGTGAGTCCCATGACCATCAACGCGAAGTAATCAGCGGATTGGAAACTCAGTGAGACAACAGCAAGCGCCGGTGCCGCCAGCAGGAGAAATATGGCACCAATCGTTCCCCCTGAAAATGATGAATATGCGGCGGTGGCGAGTGCCTTTCCTGCCTTTCCCCCCTGTGCGAGGGGATAGCCATCGAAGGAGGTAGCGACGGTCCCGGCAACGCCCGGCGCATTCAGCAGGATCGAAGAAGTTGATCCGCCAAAAACAGCCCCGTAATAGACACCCGCCATGAGAATCAACCCTGATGATGGCTCGAAACCGTAGGTTATTGGAATCATCAGAGCGATCGCCGAGATTGGGCCCAATCCGGGCAACATGCCGATAAATGTGCCGGCAAAAACGCCCAGACACACCATCAAAATGTTAGTGAAGGTAAATGCGGTCGAGAGTCCCGTCATTATCCCTTCTAATACCATTGGCTTAACTCCAAGTTGTTAATCACAGGCTAATTTGCTCCCAAGAAGTGCAACACACCGGGCTCAAGGTAAATTCTCAGCAGTTGTGTCAAAACGAACCAGAAACCAACCGTCACACCGATCGAAACCAACAATATCAGCTTGATTCGACGTTCCCCCATAATCCAAAATCCGCCACAAAGGAAAAGCATAGTTGAGATTAAGAATCCAAGGGGTTTGAGGATCAATCCATAACCAGCCATCAGTAGAAAGAGGAAGGCTGCACACCGCCAGTTCAATCCCCTGAAAGCATCCGTGAAAGAGGATTCCTCCCCACTGATACGCCGGTCGGTAGGAAGGATCAAAATCAGTAGGGCGGCAATAATTCCTGTTGTGCTTAACCCTATCGGCAGGCTAGAAGGGGTTACGCCAGAGTCTTCGATTCCCGGTGCCTCCGGAATATTAAGCGCCATCGCGCCGTAAACCATTGAAAGAATGAGGATAACAAGTGCTCCTACTTTATCTTTTGTCATCAATCCCCTGCTTTGAGTACCGCATATCCTTTCACATAATTCCCATCATTACCATCAGAATTAGACAAATAGCATTATTCAAGAAAGCCAAGCCCACCCATCAGTTCACCGATGACCTTTTCCTGTCCTCCCAAAAAGATGGAGAATTCCTTTCCCGGTTTGAAGAGGTTCTCCCAACCGTTACGCGCTCGCACCTTTTCCCAAGCTGATGTTTCATACATCTTTTTAAGCAGATCGGCGTAGGCAGAGACCTGCGCTTCGGACAGCCCCGGCGGACCGAAGAAGCCGCGCCAATTGACAAAAATGGCATCGTATCCCAACTCTTTCAAAGTTGGGACGTCGGGAACAGAGGCAGAGCGTTTCTCCGCAGTAATAGCGAGGATGCGAACCTGTCCTGCCTTGTGCTGCTCTAGTGCCTCACCCAATCCGGTCGATAAAACCTCCGTCTCCCCAGAAAGCAACCCGGCAAGTGCCTTACCGCCACCATCGTAAGGGATGTATCGTAACGCTTTCGGATCTCCGCCTGCCGCCTTAAACGCCAGTGCCGCGACAAGACCATCCATGCTGCGTCGCCCCGACCCACCTCCAACTCTGAGTTGGCGCGGATTCGCACGAAAAGCGGCAACAACATCCTCCCAACGTTGGAACTCCGAATCGGGACGGGTGGCAAACACGCCGTAGTCCGCGATTACTGCGGCAACAGGTGTCAAATCCCGAAAAGTGTGCGGAAACACCTTTTGCAAAGAACGGATAAGGATTGGGGTCGAATTAACCAACAATGTCCCCTGTTGACGTCTCGCCGTTTTGATAAGATACGCAATTCCCTTCCCGCCGCCACCACCGGACATATTCTG
It encodes:
- a CDS encoding tripartite tricarboxylate transporter permease, whose amino-acid sequence is MVLEGIMTGLSTAFTFTNILMVCLGVFAGTFIGMLPGLGPISAIALMIPITYGFEPSSGLILMAGVYYGAVFGGSTSSILLNAPGVAGTVATSFDGYPLAQGGKAGKALATAAYSSFSGGTIGAIFLLLAAPALAVVSLSFQSADYFALMVMGLTAVSAFTGKGQFLKAALMTILGVMLSTVGTDDSTGIPRFTLGQLDLIDGISFLLLAMATFALSEALISALKPGETSNAAQTTVAERFGSLKVSKQEFKEIAPSIGRSSVLGFFIGVLPGAGATIASFLAYGMEQAFAKGKAKLQFGKGSLKGLAAPETANNAASTGSFVPLLTLGIPGSGTTAVMLGALISYGVQPGPRLFAERPDVFWSVIVSMYLGNIVLLILNLPLIPYIARLLAVPKPFLVPFVLFFSLIGVYLVSFNNFDIYLMVGFAACALFFRLLDFPMAPMLLGFVLGGLLEENLRRALLINDGDLSFLWTRPITLVILIITAAVLFLPLYRSLTEKFRERPWLMVK
- a CDS encoding tripartite tricarboxylate transporter TctB family protein yields the protein MTKDKVGALVILILSMVYGAMALNIPEAPGIEDSGVTPSSLPIGLSTTGIIAALLILILPTDRRISGEESSFTDAFRGLNWRCAAFLFLLMAGYGLILKPLGFLISTMLFLCGGFWIMGERRIKLILLVSIGVTVGFWFVLTQLLRIYLEPGVLHFLGAN
- a CDS encoding tripartite tricarboxylate transporter substrate binding protein, which gives rise to MKNSANRIFLILSAFLLAWGILVGQAYADTGIDKIHFLIPAGAGGGWDGTARGVGEALTKSKLIKRASYQNMSGGGGGKGIAYLIKTARRQQGTLLVNSTPILIRSLQKVFPHTFRDLTPVAAVIADYGVFATRPDSEFQRWEDVVAAFRANPRQLRVGGGSGRRSMDGLVAALAFKAAGGDPKALRYIPYDGGGKALAGLLSGETEVLSTGLGEALEQHKAGQVRILAITAEKRSASVPDVPTLKELGYDAIFVNWRGFFGPPGLSEAQVSAYADLLKKMYETSAWEKVRARNGWENLFKPGKEFSIFLGGQEKVIGELMGGLGFLE